CGACGCGTACGAAGCGATGCGCGACGGCGCAGAGCTACTCGCTGACCTCCTCGGCGACGGATCGGACGGCGGTAGTTCGAAGGGCGAATCGACCGACGACGCCGCGGCCGTCGGGTCGGCCGACTGAGGAAGACACCCCCTTCGCGCGGTTAATCGGGGTATTACAATCGGGTTCTCGGGGCTCACGGGACGTATGAAGCTTCAGCATCGCCGCCTCGACGACGCTCCTCCGTCCGGACAGATGAGTTTCTGTCTCACGACGGACCTGACGGGCAACGGTCGCCCGGACGTGCTCATCGGGGCGTTCGGCGGCGAGTACCCCGTCACGATTCCGATACTCGACAAGGAGATAGAGATGCGTCTCCTGCCGGGGTCCCGCGAGGCCATCCACCGCCGCGAGTGGAACGTCTTCTGGTACGAGAACCCCGGATGGGAGCGGCACGACGTGGCCCGCGCCCCGGACCTCTCCGTCGGCGGTGCACTCGGCGACATCACCGGCAACGGGTCGATGGACCTCGTCTCCGGACAGAACATCCGGAAGCACGACCTCTACTGGTTCGAACAGCCCGACGACCCAAGAGACGAGTGGACGCGCCGACTCATCACCGACGACTTCGAGAAGTTCCACGACATCGTCGTCGCGGACGTCGACGGCGACGGCGAAAACGAGGTCGTCTGCACCTCACAGCGGAGCGAACTCGTATTCTACTACGACGTCCCCGAGGACCCGCGGCGCGAACCGTGGCCGGTGGAGAACCGCCACATCGTCTACGAGGGCCTCAACGTCGAGGGCCTGCACGTGGGCGACGTCGACGGCGACGGCGCGCCCGAAATCGTCGCCGGCGCGAACGTGTTCCACCGGGAGGACGACGGGACGTGGACCCGCGAGCAGATAGCCGAGGGCTGGGACTGGACCCGACTCGTCGTCGACGACATCGACGGCGACGGCGACGACGAGATAATCATCACGGAGGGTGACCTCCCCTATCAGGAGGACAGACCGGCCCGCCTCGGCGTGTTCGACCCGCCGAACTGGGACCTCACCGTCGTCCACGACGACCTCTCGAACCCCCACAGCCTGCAGGTCGCCGACCTGAACGGCGACGGACACAAGGATATCTACGTGGCCGAGATGCGCTTGGAGGAGGGGCACACCCCCCGGCAGTTCGTCTTCTGGAATCAGGGCGACGGCACGTTCGAGGAGGAAGTCGTCGTCGAGGACGTCGCGACGCACGAGGCGAAACTCGTCGACTTGGACGGCGACGGAAACCTCGACATCGTCGGGAAGTCCTACACCGAAGAGCACGTCGACGCCTGGTTCAACGTGAGCTGAGATGTCGCTCAGAAACGAGGTCCGGGCGCGCGTCCGCGGCGGCGTCGACGCTGCTCGTCGCGTCGCCGTCGACCGAGTCGCGGGGACGTCGCTGGCTGACGCCGCCCGG
This genomic stretch from Halogeometricum sp. S1BR25-6 harbors:
- a CDS encoding FG-GAP repeat domain-containing protein; protein product: MKLQHRRLDDAPPSGQMSFCLTTDLTGNGRPDVLIGAFGGEYPVTIPILDKEIEMRLLPGSREAIHRREWNVFWYENPGWERHDVARAPDLSVGGALGDITGNGSMDLVSGQNIRKHDLYWFEQPDDPRDEWTRRLITDDFEKFHDIVVADVDGDGENEVVCTSQRSELVFYYDVPEDPRREPWPVENRHIVYEGLNVEGLHVGDVDGDGAPEIVAGANVFHREDDGTWTREQIAEGWDWTRLVVDDIDGDGDDEIIITEGDLPYQEDRPARLGVFDPPNWDLTVVHDDLSNPHSLQVADLNGDGHKDIYVAEMRLEEGHTPRQFVFWNQGDGTFEEEVVVEDVATHEAKLVDLDGDGNLDIVGKSYTEEHVDAWFNVS